In the Helianthus annuus cultivar XRQ/B chromosome 11, HanXRQr2.0-SUNRISE, whole genome shotgun sequence genome, one interval contains:
- the LOC110918386 gene encoding malonyl-coenzyme A:anthocyanin 3-O-glucoside-6''-O-malonyltransferase, which translates to MASLPVLTVLDQPLVSPPPATVSDTSLPLTFFDIFYLRAPPIHFLFFYDLPLSTTQFTDTLVPNLKHSLSITLQHFFPYASNLIVFPDRTRKPEIRYVEGDSVKVTFAECNLDFHDLTGYHPRDCDKFYHLIPLLGDCSKISNYVKIPVFSLQVTIFPNCGISIGMSLHHCLVDATTQFSFLKAWTSIARCGTDESFLANGTFPIYERLVKYPELDEIYLKRAKLEAFNEDYQLPKLSGLTDKVRATFVLNRTFINQLKKFVTNKLPTLPYVSSFTVACAYTWCCLAKSRNDDRQAFAIPLDCRTRMDQPIPAAYFGNCIWGCVVIAKTTLLTDKEGFITAAKLIGENLHKMLTDKDGVVKDKLPLEVMLSDGIPTAIISIAGTPKLKLYDIDFGWGKPKKLERISLDYGASISIDAGKESDQDLEIGVCLTATQMQDFVRVFNLGLEPYI; encoded by the coding sequence ATGGCTTCTCTTCCGGTGTTGACCGTTCTTGACCAGCCTCTAGTATCACCACCTCCTGCCACGGTAAGCGACACTTCGTTGCCCCTTACTTTCTTCGACATTTTTTACCTTCGCGCGCCTCCgattcattttcttttcttctaTGATCTGCCACTTAGTACAACTCAATTCACTGATACTCTTGTTCCCAATCTTAAACACTCCCTATCAATCACCCTTCAACACTTTTTCCCTTACGCAAGTAATTTGATTGTGTTTCCTGACCGAACTAGAAAACCAGAAATTCGTTATGTCGAAGGTGATTCTGTCAAGGTTACTTTTGCAGAATGCAATCTTGATTTCCATGATCTCACGGGATACCATCCCCGAGATTGTGACAAGTTTTACCATCTTATACCTTTACTAGGAGACTGTTCTAAAATATCTAATTATGTTAAAATCCCCGTTTTCTCGCTACAAGTTACGATTTTTCCCAATTGTGGTATTTCGATTGGAATGAGTTTGCACCATTGCCTCGTCGATGCTACGACTCAGTTTAGTTTCTTGAAGGCATGGACATCGATTGCTCGATGTGGGACAGATGAGTCATTTTTAGCTAATGGAACTTTTCCAATTTATGAAAGACTAGTAAAATACCCGGAGCTAGATGAAATATATCTAAAGCGCGCGAAGCTTGAAGCTTTTAACGAAGACTACCAACTTCCAAAACTTTCGGGTCTAACTGATAAAGTCCGAGCTACGTTTGTCTTAAACCGAACCTTCATCAACCAGTTAAAGAAATTCGttacgaacaaactaccaacatTACCATATGTTTCATCTTTTACAGTTGCTTGTGCCTATACATGGTGTTGTCTCGCAAAATCTCGCAACGATGATCGCCAAGCATTTGCGATCCCCCTTGATTGTAGGACGCGTATGGATCAACCCATTCCAGCTGCCTACTTTGGCAATTGTATTTGGGGGTGTGTAGTGATCGCAAAAACAACTCTTTTAACAGATAAAGAAGGGTTCATAACGGCTGCTAAGTTAATCGGGGAGAACCTACACAAAATGTTAACGGATAAAGATGGGGTGGTGAAGGATAAACTACCGTTGGAAGTGATGTTGTCTGACGGGATACCAACAGCAATAATATCGATTGCGGGAACACCAAAGCTCAAACTTTACGACATTGATTTTGGATGGGGAAAACCAAAAAAACTCGAGAGGATTTCGCTGGATTATGGTGCATCTATATCTATTGATGCGGGCAAAGAATCCGACCAAGATTTGGAGATAGGCGTTTGCCTTACGGCTACTCAGATGCAAGATTTTGTTCGTGTCTTCAACCTTGGACTAGAACCCTACATTTAG